A part of Carassius carassius chromosome 4, fCarCar2.1, whole genome shotgun sequence genomic DNA contains:
- the mn1b gene encoding transcriptional activator MN1, translating into MFGLEQFSPQINNRNFGLTEKNFNQPKVSMNSHYKSPGFHAGGAQGTVETGMGPLNEPPVIEMNINMNRDEQYGGFQRGNSELHAGNLQQQQASMHGFFNPQQPHNHPQCPQTHSHQNHQHFGGNFGSEPGSSCLHSGRMMGYNSSMGLQQRFTEGFDPLSEGQSADGFSQQQQQQQRTGSMPEFQHHGPPSGNHPVPAPCLPLDQSPNRAASFHGLSSSSSSSESHNLESRRMPPPGGVEGLDYNYSNEPSSGYFEVSVYSPSESDSQLSHFGPGRQVPGSSFPGNPGLSRAPGMQGISKKHPHAPPQQQQPSAQHSVFFERFEGGRKIPVGIEPSARHPLMQQQQPGLIGRQNTCPPSLTQPPQSEPGSANAGMHEGGVMMPGQHTQFEYPIHRPENRRMHSYGDPMFNMQQQPPPPQQPSNQRLQHFESPYVNMAKRPRFDFPNATHGEESCGSWNSGMHNPPGMENHLSPAAYSGLPGEFNPPVTDGFTSGPSLQLTGPEQQSMQQQQNAAMMIKQMASRSQQQRIRQPSLQQLGHHGDVPQGPLGHGGPVGGMPQSNFERENGGRMVNFDGQNPHMTLESGWFPGTHPPGEVLGHRMGAGGEVGVHEMQQNGLGVRFRAGVNGMGMQEPMRIPGEGHVQPLLSPNIHSQFSSGMGNLSQMQSPSTGVGLSNTPSERHPTDFSGPPMSGPSSFPYGGSNRKGASISNSQGVSTSPGSFTSQSDFPTSQRSSVSKLGGLSLGNFSKTSGKDTAFGQSCLAALSTACQNMIASLAAPNLNVTFNKKTQGEGRRKLSQTEQDLNNSVVNGTGNAGTEYFSSITVPQSGQMPPAGNSNTKPPGQNQTVQGEASTLSPNYSMDTTPCNEGKAATVSGRGRGRRKRDSGHVSPGIFFPSDNSNPVVSPGQQGTSAASVGGRSTGTPKEKLHSSPSWGKGGDLLLGDQADLISSLDSAIQSISKSEVCSPRMDFTDDVSTHSNEDEVSSSSDALTSVKAGRSPLLGSPNSQRDNGLIGGQKGQGMGLSNHTTSTLDGFGGVGHPGTPGMEQVRTPSSTSGPDEIHPLEILQAQIQLQRQQFSISEEQPLGVKNNKISSDCSGQNGDGELANCSPDAGKGSVDTIDLDTLMAEQHATWYVPSDKSLLEDSEEEKSVWEKNKFQGAVKEGK; encoded by the coding sequence ATGTTTGGGCTGGAACAGTTTAGTCCACAAATTAATAACAGAAATTTTGGCCTCACTGAGAAAAATTTTAACCAGCCAAAAGTGAGCATGAACTCCCATTACAAGAGCCCAGGTTTTCATGCTGGAGGCGCACAAGGGACAGTCGAGACTGGCATGGGCCCACTTAATGAGCCTCCAGTGATTGAGATGAACATTAACATGAACAGAGATGAACAGTATGGTGGATTTCAGCGAGGAAATTCTGAATTGCATGCAGGGAATCTCCAACAACAACAGGCCTCAATGCATGGATTTTTTAACCCTCAACAACCTCACAATCATCCTCAATGCCCTCAAACACATTCACACCAAAACCATCAACACTTTGGGGGAAACTTTGGATCTGAACCTGGGTCCTCCTGTTTGCACAGCGGAAGGATGATGGGTTATAACAGCAGTATGGGGCTCCAGCAAAGATTCACAGAGGGTTTTGACCCACTCTCTGAGGGTCAGTCAGCAGATGGCTTctctcagcagcagcagcagcagcaaaggACAGGCTCCATGCCTGAGTTTCAGCACCATGGACCCCCCAGTGGAAATCACCCTGTCCCTGCACCATGCCTCCCCTTGGACCAGTCACCTAATCGTGCTGCCTCATTTCATGGGCTATCTTCTTCATCCTCTTCATCAGAAAGTCACAATCTGGAGTCCAGACGAATGCCCCCACCTGGTGGTGTTGAAGGACTGGACTACAACTATTCTAATGAGCCCTCATCTGGGTATTTTGAAGTGTCTGTGTACTCCCCCTCTGAGTCTGATTCTCAGCTTTCTCATTTTGGGCCTGGCCGTCAGGTGCCAGGGTCCAGTTTTCCTGGAAACCCAGGGTTGTCTCGAGCTCCTGGAATGCAAGGCATCTCTAAAAAACATCCCCATGCCCCACCTCAACAGCAGCAGCCCTCAGCCCAGCACAGTGTGTTCTTTGAACGTTTTGAGGGTGGACGCAAAATACCAGTGGGGATAGAGCCTAGTGCCAGGCATCCTCTCATGCAGCAGCAACAGCCAGGCTTGATTGGCCGACAGAACACTTGCCCACCATCTCTCACACAGCCCCCACAATCAGAGCCGGGTTCTGCAAATGCTGGTATGCATGAGGGTGGCGTCATGATGCCTGGCCAGCATACACAGTTTGAATACCCTATTCACAGACCGGAGAACAGACGGATGCATAGCTATGGTGACCCCATGTTCAACATGCAGCAGCAGCCACCCCCTCCTCAACAGCCTTCTAATCAGAGACTGCAACACTTTGAGTCTCCTTATGTAAATATGGCTAAGAGGCCCAGGTTTGATTTTCCCAATGCCACTCACGGCGAGGAGAGTTGTGGAAGTTGGAACAGTGGTATGCATAACCCACCTGGCATGGAGAATCATCTCTCTCCTGCAGCCTATTCTGGCTTGCCTGGTGAGTTCAACCCCCCTGTGACAGATGGCTTTACATCAGGCCCATCGCTGCAGCTTACAGGGCCTGAGCAGCAGTCTATGCAGCAGCAACAAAATGCAGCAATGATGATAAAGCAAATGGCCTCTCGAAGTCAGCAGCAGAGGATAAGACAACCTAGTCTGCAGCAGCTGGGTCATCATGGTGATGTTCCTCAAGGGCCCCTGGGGCATGGGGGCCCAGTGGGAGGCATGCCTCAGTCGAATTTCGAGAGAGAAAATGGTGGGAGGATGGTGAACTTTGATGGACAGAATCCACACATGACTCTGGAGAGTGGGTGGTTTCCTGGGACACATCCACCTGGCGAAGTGCTGGGCCATCGCATGGGTGCAGGTGGAGAGGTTGGAGTCCATGAAATGCAGCAAAATGGCCTAGGTGTGAGGTTCAGAGCTGGTGTGAATGGAATGGGCATGCAGGAGCCAATGAGGATACCAGGGGAGGGCCACGTGCAGCCCTTACTTTCACCTAACATCCACTCACAATTCAGCAGTGGCATGGGGAACCTGTCACAGATGCAGTCTCCCAGTACAGGTGTAGGATTGTCCAACACACCATCAGAAAGGCATCCCACTGACTTTTCAGGACCACCCATGAGTGGGCCATCCTCTTTTCCCTACGGGGGCTCTAATCGAAAGGGAGCCTCTATCAGTAACTCTCAAGGGGTGAGCACCTCACCAGGGAGTTTTACATCCCAATCAGACTTTCCCACTAGCCAGCGTTCCTCTGTCAGCAAACTTGGGGGACTCTCCTTGGGGAATTTTAGCAAAACGAGCGGCAAGGACACTGCTTTTGGACAGAGCTGCCTGGCAGCCCTCTCTACTGCCTGTCAGAACATGATTGCCAGCCTGGCGGCCCCTAACCTCAATGTGACATTCAATAAAAAGACTCAGGGAGAGGGCAGACGAAAGCTGAGTCAGACAGAACAGGACCTGAATAACAGTGTGGTTAATGGCACGGGGAATGCTGGGACTGAATATTTCTCAAGCATTACTGTCCCCCAAAGTGGGCAAATGCCTCCTGCTGGAAATAGCAACACTAAGCCACCAGGTCAAAATCAGACAGTGCAGGGGGAAGCCAGCACCCTCTCCCCAAATTACAGCATGGACACTACCCCTTGTAATGAGGGGAAGGCAGCAACAGTGAGTGGGAGAGGGAGAGGAAGGAGAAAAAGAGACAGTGGCCATGTGAGTCCTGGGATATTTTTCCCCTCCGACAACAGTAACCCTGTTGTAAGTCCTGGCCAGCAGGGGACCTCAGCAGCTAGTGTGGGGGGGAGGAGTACAGGCACACCTAAAGAGAAGCTCCACAGCTCTCCCTCATGGGGGAAAGGGGGTGACCTGCTGCTGGGAGATCAGGCTGACCTTATCTCATCTCTTGACAGTGCCATCCAGAGCATATCAAAATCTGAAGTCTGTTCACCTCGCATGGATTTTACAGATGATGTGAGCACACATAGCAATGAGGATGAGGTTTCATCGAGCTCGGATGCTCTAACCTCTGTGAAGGCTGGCCGCAGCCCTTTGTTAGGCTCGCCCAACTCGCAGAGAGACAATGGACTAATAGGAGGGCAGAAAGGGCAAGGCATGGGCCTCTCCAACCACACTACCTCAACATTGGATGGCTTTGGAGGAGTGGGCCATCCGGGCACACCAGGCATGGAGCAAGTCCGAACACCCTCTAGCACCTCTGGCCCTGATGAAATCCACCCGCTAGAAATATTGCAGGCTCAGATTCAGCTTCAACGGCAGCAGTTCAGCATTTCAGAGGAACAGCCTTTAggtgtaaaaaataacaaaataagtaGTGACTGCAGTGGTCAAAATGGAGATGGAGAGCTAGCTAACTGCAGCCCGGATGCCGGGAAGGGCTCTGTGGACACTATTGATCTGGACACACTCATGGCTGAGCAGCATGCCACCTGGTATGTGCCCAGTGATAAGTCTCTGCTTGAGGATTCAGAGGAGGAGAAGTCTgtgtgggaaaaaaataaattccaGGGAGCCGTCAAAGAaggtaaataa
- the kat5b gene encoding histone acetyltransferase KAT5b — protein MKKLQFPKKEAKTPPKNGLPGSRPGSPERDVRKSLDLSVQSASAPSRGKTLPTPKRKAETVSLASQVSAVTPVSSLPSSAEESQASVFPALRDSSFSITPREEHQPLAALTTNGSTRRLIPPQPGRKRKTCGGTDEMVKVFQNNSPRCSSIYLPPGEDSQDSSDGIPSAPRMTGSLVSDRSHDDIVTRMKNIDCIELGRHRLKPWYFSPYPQELTGLPILYLCEYCLKYLKSLKCLQRHLTKCNLRHPPGNEIYRKGTISFFEIDGRKNKAYSQNLCLLAKCFLDHKTLYYDTDPFLFYVMTEYDSKGFHIVGYFSKEKESTEDYNVACILTLPPYQRRGYGKLLIEFSYELSKVEGKTGTPEKPLSDLGLLSYRSYWTQTILEILMNLKPDNGERPQITINEISEITSVKKEDVISTLQYLNLINYYKGQYILTLSEDIVEGHERAMQKRHLRIDPKCLHFTPKDWSKRGKW, from the exons ATGAAGAAGCTGCAGTTTCCCAAAAAGGAGGCCAAGACACCGCCGAAGAACGGCCTGCCGGGGTCCCGACCCGGGTCCCCTGAGAGAGACGTG AGGAAGAGTCTAGATCTCAGCGTTCAGTCTGCTTCAGCTCCTTCGAGAGGCAAAACCCTCCCCACACCG AAGAGGAAAGCGGAGACGGTGTCTCTGGCCTCACAGGTGAGCGCAGTGACTCCAGTGTCTTCTCTCCCGAGCTCTGCGGAGGAGAGCCAGGCCTCGGTGTTTCCGGCGCTCAGAGACTCGTCCTTCAGCATCACGCCTCGAGAGGAGCACCAGCCGCTCGCCGCTCTCACCACA AATGGCAGCACACGTCGTCTCATTCCTCCTCAGCCGGGAAGAAAAAGGAAAACCTGTGGAGGGACGGACGAG ATGGTAAAGGTGTTCCAGAATAACAGCCCTCGCTGCTCCAGCATCTATTTGCCGCCAGGAGAG GACTCCCAGGACAGCTCCGATGGCATCCCATCAGCCCCTCGCATGACCGGCAGCCTGGTGTCGGACCGCAGTCACGATGACATCGTCACACGCATGAAGAACATCGACTGCATCGAGCTGGGCCGGCACCGGCTGAAGCCCTGGTACTTCTCTCCGTACCCGCAGGAGCTCACCGGCCTCCCCATCCTCTACCTGTGTGAATACTGCCTCAAGTACCTCAAGAGCCTCAAGTGTCTGCAGAGGCACCTG ACCAAGTGCAACCTCCGACACCCGCCAGGAAATGAGATCTATCGTAAAGGAACTATATCCTTCTTTGAGATCGACGGCAGGAAGAACAAG GCATATTCCCAGAACTTGTGTTTATTGGCCAAATGCTTCCTGGACCACAAGACCCTGTACTATGACACGGATCCGTTCCTCTTCTACGTAATGACGGAGTATGACTCGAAGGGTTTCCACATAGTCGGCTACTTCTCCAAG GAAAAGGAGTCAACAGAAGACTATAACGTGGCCTGCATTTTGACTTTACCGCCTTACCAGAGAAGAGGCTACGGCAAACTACTGATCGAGTTTA GTTATGAGCTGTCGAAAGTGGAGGGGAAGACGGGCACTCCAGAGAAGCCTCTGTCTGATCTGGGTCTGCTCTCGTATCGCTCGTACTGGACTCAGACCATTCTGGAGATCCTCATGAACCTCAAGCCAGACAACGGGGAGCGCCCACAGATCACCATCAA TGAAATCAGTGAGATCACCAGTGTCAAGAAAGAGGATGTGATCTCAACTCTTCAGTACCTCAACCTCATCAATTATTACAAG GGTCAGTATATCCTCACCTTATCAGAGGACATCGTGGAGGGTCATGAGCGGGCCATGCAGAAGAGACACCTCCGTATCGACCCTAAATGTTTGCATTTCACTCCTAAAGACTGGAGCAAGAGGGGCAAGTGGTGA